Within the Metasolibacillus fluoroglycofenilyticus genome, the region TTGCAATTGTAGTCGCTATGTTAGTAATGATTCGTCTGTTTACTAAAAAAGTAGCGGTTAAACTATGAAGATGTTAGACTATTTAATAAATTCGCATCAAATGGGTGTGTTAGAAAAGTAGTCCATCTTGCTATCTTTCAAACAATGCTTGCTGCTTATTGGAATGTAATTTATTTAGAGAAATGAATGCAGGTGTTATAAGATTGAAAACACTTGATTCACGTCTTTGTTTTCACAAGAAAGCGAAGAAGCAAAACTGTATCAGAGAGAATGCTGACTTTCTAGGCAGCCCAGATGAGAAAATTTACTTTACTAAGTTTAGGGGATAGTTTTTATGACAAAAACAACATTTGCATTAATTGGTACAGGTATTGTAGGAGAGCGCATTATTAATCAAATTTTAGCGCATCCAAATTGCGAAATTGCGGCAATTTTCGACGAAAATCAAGAACGTTTGCAGGAAATTGCTGAGAAATATAGTATTCCTGCTGTTACAACATTAGGGGATTTATTAGCGACACGCCCAGATTGGGTATATATTGGGACGCCACCGGTTAGCCATGCGCCACTTGCGAAGGAAATTGCAGCACAGGGATTAAATATTCTTTCTGAAAAACCGCTGGCACATGATGCACAGGGTGGTCTAGAAATGGTGCAAGTAGCAAGTGAAGCAGATGTGCATACAGCGATGCATTTCCCATTAATGTATAGCCCAGCAGTACATCAATTAAAGCAAACTTTAGCTAATAAGGAGCTAGGAGAAGTTGTGCGTGTCGAGCTTCACACATATTTCCCAGAGTGGCCAAGGAAATGGCAGCAAAATCCTTGGATTGCATCGCGTGAGCAAGGTGGCTTTATTCGTGAGGTATTCCCACACTACTTACAATTAATGCATCATTTATTTGGAGATATTGAGATTTTATCACATGAAACAACATACCCTGCCGACGTGACTTTATGCGAAACAGGTGTATCCGCTTTAGCAAAAACGAAAAGCGGCTTACCTGTTGTGCTAAATGGTTTATCTGGCATCGGACAAGAGGAGCGCATAGAATTTAAAGTATTCGGTACGGAAAAGGTAATGTCATTGCGCAACTGGTCTGAGCTGTGGCTAAGTGCAGCATATGAAGAAGCACAAAAAATAGCACCAAGTGTGCAACCAGCAGCATTGTTGGATGCTTGCCGAGCACAACTCCAAGGCGAGGATGCATTAATTGTATCGTTTGAAGAAGGCTTAAAAGTACAACGTTGGATTGATGAGCTGCTGAAATAGGATAGAACTGTCCCAAAAGCCGTGCGGTTGCCGGCTTTTGGGCAGTAGTGATGAAAATCTTTTCAAGCTGTAGTTCGATTTAAAGGGGATGCGTTTGAAAAAATGGAGAGAGCTTGCTTGAAAATCAAAAAGAAGGCGAATGGATAATTGCTTTACAACGTGAAAAAGCACTAAAGGAGTTGGTGCTACAAGCCGCAGTTCGGCGGGGTTTTCATAAATTTAAAGATGAGTTGATACGGCTACAGCAAGGTTTATCCGGCGAGCGTTATGTAGACCGTTGTTGGCAGGATATGCAATTAGAAGAACAGCATTATTTACTGCATGACTTTCAAACAAATGCCCATCAAATAGATAGCATCTTCCTTTGTGATAAGTTTATTTTGCTAGTGGAAATTAAAAATATTGCAGGGCGCGTTGATTTTGACGAGGCGCGTTACCAATTCACTCGAAAGCTTGAGGATGGCACAGTCCATGGTTTCCGCAATCCACTGGACCAAGTGCGGCGCCATCAAAGAATGCTACGAGCGGTTGTTCGCAATTTACCTGTATTATATGCGATTGTTTTTTCCCATCCGAAAACCATCATTGGCCATATCCCAAAAGGAGAGCCGATCTTCCATTGTAGCGGGCTAGAATTCCACATTAGAAAGCTCCTCGCACAACATAACACCGCACAATTAACCTCAACAGAGCTCCTAACTACGAAATTAATGCAAATGCATACAATTAAAAAACCCCAGTTACAAATTGAGCAAACAAAAATCCGT harbors:
- a CDS encoding Gfo/Idh/MocA family protein, yielding MTKTTFALIGTGIVGERIINQILAHPNCEIAAIFDENQERLQEIAEKYSIPAVTTLGDLLATRPDWVYIGTPPVSHAPLAKEIAAQGLNILSEKPLAHDAQGGLEMVQVASEADVHTAMHFPLMYSPAVHQLKQTLANKELGEVVRVELHTYFPEWPRKWQQNPWIASREQGGFIREVFPHYLQLMHHLFGDIEILSHETTYPADVTLCETGVSALAKTKSGLPVVLNGLSGIGQEERIEFKVFGTEKVMSLRNWSELWLSAAYEEAQKIAPSVQPAALLDACRAQLQGEDALIVSFEEGLKVQRWIDELLK
- a CDS encoding nuclease-related domain-containing protein, whose amino-acid sequence is MLENQKEGEWIIALQREKALKELVLQAAVRRGFHKFKDELIRLQQGLSGERYVDRCWQDMQLEEQHYLLHDFQTNAHQIDSIFLCDKFILLVEIKNIAGRVDFDEARYQFTRKLEDGTVHGFRNPLDQVRRHQRMLRAVVRNLPVLYAIVFSHPKTIIGHIPKGEPIFHCSGLEFHIRKLLAQHNTAQLTSTELLTTKLMQMHTIKKPQLQIEQTKIRTGVLCVQCQAYVQMHYHYGVVRKVHFVLSPH